The following are from one region of the Methanobrevibacter sp. genome:
- a CDS encoding HEAT repeat domain-containing protein: MGFFDRFKKKKEENLDLEDIEHEIDQDQLDLKEIAIHNKNRHKRANATNEITDQFVLLDIAKTVKDRAIRLLAISKIDDEMLLRDAAENANFYDVRSFAYERLGENNKSITQIVINQKKSDAVDEIFNKITDNETLAEIAIEATDKRYRFAALEKIDDNRVLEDLALNAKDRQIRVAALEKAENIDLDILRELMEEEKDENVKGAAIDKIEDEELLADIVKEEQNAKLRLKIFKKINSDKLLEEIALNAKKADVRLDLVKRIDNEDLLKKIATNDVDKIVRVEAVKKISNQDTLTLIAETDPDRFVRQNAVNLIENKNNLLEIVLNDDDFIVRKHALSNPNIDDEELFAEIAIKSDDVEIAQQALGNVDSEDLFIEIFKNSKLEDIKKQSLDNIDNLKFLIDVIRFGDNLDFSIKAINKIHDDEILFKLYELDIADEISIRAVSKIRTQKLLFKVVENEESWRIREAAVKNISNRKVLKEIADNDEVEYVRNVAKNRL; encoded by the coding sequence ATGGGCTTTTTTGACAGGTTTAAAAAGAAAAAGGAAGAGAATCTGGATTTAGAAGACATTGAACATGAAATTGATCAAGACCAACTGGATTTAAAGGAGATAGCAATCCACAATAAAAATCGTCATAAGAGAGCAAATGCAACAAATGAAATCACAGATCAGTTTGTCCTCTTGGACATTGCCAAAACTGTTAAGGATAGGGCAATACGACTATTGGCTATCAGCAAAATCGATGATGAAATGTTACTGAGGGATGCTGCAGAAAATGCAAACTTTTATGATGTTAGAAGTTTTGCATATGAAAGGTTGGGTGAAAACAACAAGTCAATAACTCAAATAGTCATCAATCAGAAAAAATCAGATGCAGTTGATGAGATATTTAATAAGATAACTGACAATGAAACATTGGCCGAAATAGCTATAGAGGCAACTGATAAAAGATATAGGTTTGCGGCTCTTGAAAAAATAGATGATAATCGTGTATTGGAAGATCTGGCATTAAATGCAAAAGATCGTCAAATTAGGGTAGCGGCACTTGAAAAGGCTGAAAATATTGATTTGGATATTCTTAGAGAGTTAATGGAAGAAGAAAAAGATGAAAACGTAAAGGGAGCAGCTATTGACAAGATTGAGGATGAGGAGCTGTTGGCAGATATAGTTAAAGAAGAGCAAAACGCCAAATTAAGATTAAAAATATTTAAAAAGATCAACAGTGACAAGTTATTGGAAGAAATAGCTTTAAATGCAAAGAAGGCTGATGTAAGGTTGGATTTAGTTAAGAGGATTGATAATGAGGATCTGTTGAAAAAAATTGCCACTAATGATGTAGATAAAATCGTTAGGGTTGAAGCGGTCAAAAAGATTTCAAATCAGGATACATTAACTTTAATTGCAGAAACTGATCCTGACAGGTTTGTTCGCCAGAATGCGGTTAACCTAATTGAAAATAAAAACAATCTTCTTGAAATTGTTTTAAATGATGATGATTTTATTGTAAGAAAGCATGCTTTATCAAATCCGAATATTGATGATGAGGAATTATTTGCGGAAATAGCTATTAAAAGTGATGATGTTGAAATTGCACAGCAAGCTTTAGGCAATGTGGATTCTGAAGATCTATTTATTGAAATATTCAAGAATTCAAAACTGGAGGACATCAAAAAACAGTCCTTGGATAATATTGATAATCTCAAGTTCCTGATTGATGTCATTCGCTTTGGCGACAACTTGGACTTTTCAATTAAAGCAATTAACAAGATTCATGATGATGAAATTTTATTTAAGCTTTATGAGTTGGATATTGCAGATGAGATTTCAATAAGGGCAGTTTCCAAAATCAGGACTCAAAAATTGTTGTTTAAGGTAGTTGAAAATGAAGAATCCTGGAGAATACGTGAAGCTGCAGTTAAAAATATTTCAAACAGGAAAGTTTTAAAAGAAATAGCCGATAATGATGAAGTTGAATATGTAAGGAATGTTGCTAAAAATAGATTGTAA
- a CDS encoding 4Fe-4S binding protein, translated as MLFEKISEIYFSPSSTTKEITNKIASNFEGTYEIYDLLNYEKDKEPRRFGDDELVVVGMPVFAGRIPKIAREKLQRFKSDGTPTIAFVNIGNADVGDALLELTDLLKDNGFNVIGAAIFVSQHSIFTNVAKGRPDEKDLEKIKEFADKCGENLDSTADIEVPGNKPYKEYKVVPFKAGCDEMLCTFCYDCVPACPQGAIPDDDPVVTDVDKCDGCSACIYICPEDARSFVNEGFDEAAAAFAEKFSQRKEPEFFF; from the coding sequence ATGTTATTCGAAAAAATTTCAGAAATATATTTTAGTCCATCTAGTACAACAAAAGAGATAACTAACAAAATAGCAAGTAACTTTGAAGGAACATATGAGATATACGATTTATTAAACTACGAAAAAGACAAAGAACCAAGAAGATTTGGTGACGACGAACTTGTAGTAGTTGGAATGCCTGTATTTGCAGGAAGAATTCCAAAAATCGCAAGGGAAAAATTACAAAGATTCAAATCAGACGGTACCCCAACAATCGCATTTGTAAATATTGGAAATGCAGACGTTGGAGACGCATTATTAGAATTAACTGATTTACTTAAAGATAATGGTTTTAATGTAATCGGAGCTGCAATATTTGTAAGTCAACATTCCATTTTCACCAACGTAGCTAAAGGCAGACCAGATGAAAAAGATTTAGAAAAAATCAAAGAATTTGCAGACAAATGTGGAGAAAACCTTGATTCCACAGCAGACATTGAAGTACCTGGAAACAAACCTTACAAAGAATATAAAGTAGTTCCATTTAAAGCAGGCTGTGACGAAATGCTTTGTACTTTCTGTTATGATTGTGTACCTGCTTGCCCACAAGGTGCAATTCCAGATGACGACCCTGTAGTTACAGATGTTGATAAATGTGATGGATGTTCCGCATGTATCTACATTTGTCCTGAAGATGCAAGATCCTTTGTAAATGAAGGATTTGACGAAGCAGCTGCAGCATTTGCAGAAAAATTCTCACAAAGAAAAGAACCTGAATTTTTCTTCTAA